Genomic segment of Columba livia isolate bColLiv1 breed racing homer unplaced genomic scaffold, bColLiv1.pat.W.v2 Scaffold_409, whole genome shotgun sequence:
cacccggggtccccaaatcccccccaggGTCCTCAAGAACCCCCCTGGGTCCCTACCCCCCCCggggtccccaaaaccccctgtGACCCCCAAGACCCCCCTGGGATCCCCAAGACCCCCCCCCAGGTTCCCAAACCCCCCCCAAgtcccccccaaaaccccacccGGGGTCCCTAAACCCCCCCagtccccaaaaccccctgtGACCCCTAAGACCCCCCCCCGAGTCCCCAAGACCCCCCAGGGTCCCCAAGACACCCCCCAGGGTCCCCAAAATCCCCTgtcccccaaaaaaacccttggGGTCCCCAAAACCCCTTATGGGTCACCTGAGGTCACGTGACCCTGGGGATTCCCCCAACCCCTTATGGGTCACCTGAGGTCACGGGACACTGGGGATTCCCCCAACCCCTTATGGGCCCCCAACCCCTTCAGGGTCACCTGAGGTCATGGGACACCAGGGATTCCCCCAACCCCTTATgggtcacctggggacacaggaacACCAAGGTGGGTCACCTGAGGTCACGGGCTCCCCAAACCCCTCCTGGgtgaccccaaaccccccctgggtgtccccaaaCCGCCCCCCCCCGTGTCACTGACGGGCTGGTACGTCTCGGCGCCGCACTGGTCGCAGGTGTACGTGGCCACCACCATCATGGGCTGCACGTCGGTGACACGGGTGACAACACCCCGCACTGTCACCAGCTTCCCGATGCTGTCGGCGCGCACCTCGCGGATCACGCGCGGCTTGCACGACGAGGGGGGGGCGGAAGTACAGCTcgctggggggggacacgggggggtcagggatgtggggggggacaggggttggggggacaggatgggacagggacagaggtggaggggggatggggacacggtgCGGGGGGGACGTGCATTGGGGGGGGGATGATGGATGGGGGGTGTGATATGGGGCGGATGCGATATGGGGGGGGGGATGCGATATGGGGGGGGGCACGCGATTTGGGGGGTAATGACACGCGCGATATGGGGGGGGAGGACACAattggggggggagggaggacgCGACACTGGGTGTGGGGGGGAACAAAGGGGACAAGGGGGGGGCACAGGGATCACAAAGGGGACAAGGGGGGGCACAAAGGGGACAAGGGGGGGGCACAAAGGGGTCACAAAGGGGACAagggggggggcacaggggtcACAAAGGGGACAAGGGGGGGCCCAAAGGGGCCGGGGGGGGCACAAAGGGGACGGGGGGGGGCACAAAGGGGGTCACAAAGGGGACAAGGGGGGGAGCACAatggggacgggggggacacgggggggtcaCAAAGGGgacggggggggacacgggggggtcaCAAAGGGgacggggggggacacaggggggtCACAAAGGGGACaagggggggacacgggggtgtcACAaaggggccgggggggggggtcacTCACAAGCGGCGCAGCAGCTCGGGCGGGGTACTGGTTTTGGGGGGGCCCGTGGTTCCCCCCCCTGGCGCCcgcgctgctccagcagcaaccGGTGCTCGATGTACACGTCCAGCGCGTCCTTGGGGGGgcacctggggacacggggacattgggaacccccccagacccccatgGGTcacctggggacattggggatccCCCCAGACCCCCATGGGTcacctggggacattggggacccccccagacccccatgggtcacctggggacatgggacatcatggggacactggggaccccctgaccccctatgggtcacctggggacacggggaccccCATAACTCCTTATGGgtcacctggggacatggggacatcatgggggggacactggggatccCCCCCAACCCCTTATGGgtcacctggggacatgggacatcatggggggacatggggatccCCCAGACCCCTTATGGgtcacctggggacatgggacatcatggggggacatggggatccCCTCAACCCCTTATGGgtcacctggggacatgggacatcatggggggacattggggaccccCCAGACCCCTTACGGgtcacctggggacatgggacatcatgggggggacactggggatcgCCCCAAGCCTGTATGGGTCAcctggggacatcatgggggggacagtggggatcCCCTCAACCCCTTATGGGTCAcctggggacatcatggggggggacactgggggatcCCCCCAACCCCCTATGGGTCACCTGGGAacatgggacatcatggggacattggggaccccccagaccccttatgggtcacctggggacacagggacccccataacccctaaagtgtcccctggggacattggggccgTCCCGGGGTGCCCCGGGGGGGTCCCCCAaacccgcccccccccccccccgctgaCCTCCTTGTCCCGGTAGAgtcacctggggacatgggacatcatggggacattggggaccccCAAGACCCCTTATGGgtcacctggggacatggggacatcatgggagGGACATTGGGGATACCCCCATAACCCCTTATgggtcacctggggacacagggacccccatAACCCCTTATGGGTCAcctggggacatcatggggggggacattggggatccCCCCAACCCCTTATGGgtcacctggggacatgggacatcatggggacattggggaccccCCAGACTCCTTATGGgtcacctggggacatgggacatcatgggggggacactgggggacccccccccaaccccttACGGGTcacctggggacagagggacccccATAACCCCTTATGGGTCACCtgaggacacagggacccccatAACCCCTTATGGGTCACCTGAGGACACGTGGACATCAcgggggaacatggggacattggggaccccTTCTGTGTCCCCTGGGGACATCGGGGCCGTCCCGGGGTGCCCCGGGGGGGGTCCCCCAaacccgcccccccccccccgctgaCCTCCTTGTCCCGGTAGAGCGGCAGCAGCTCGTGGGCGGCGTCGGCGAAGACGCGGCCGTAGCGCCGCGCGTTGTCACAGGCGGCCTGCGCCAGCTCGGGGGCGTCCTCGGCCACGTCGTCCAGCGCCACGCGCAGCGCCACGCGCTCCCGCCGCGCCACCGCccgctggggacacgggacacggcTTGGGGACGTGGCGCCGAGCCCGGGGACACCAAACACGGGCCGCAAACCCGACGTGGGGACACCAAACCAGGCTTGGGGACATCAAACCGGGCTTGGGGACACCAAacccaccatggggacaccaaactgggcttggggaccccaaaccagccatggggacaccaaacACGGGCCACAAACCCGATGTGGGGACACCAAACCGGGCTTGGGGACACCAAACCCAACATGGGGACACCAAACCGGGCTTGGGGACACCAAACTGGGCATGGGGACACCAAACccgccatggggacaccaaacATGGACCACAAACCCGACGTGGGGACACCAAactgggcttggggacaccaaactgggcttggggacaccaaactgggcttggggacaccaaACACGGACCCAAAACCCACCATGGGGACACATAactgggcttggggacaccaaACATGGACCCCAAACCCGCCATGGGGACATCAAactgggcttggggacaccaaatggggcttggggacaccaaACACGGACCCAAAacccaccatggggacaccaaacctgccatggggacaccaaacatggaccccaaacccaccatggggacatcaaACTGGGCTTGGGGACACACACCAAACACGGACCCAAAacccaccatggggacaccaaacctgccatggggacaccaaacatggaccccaaacccaccatggggacaccaaacGGGGCTTGGGGACCCCAAACCCGCCATGGGGACCCCAAACATGGACCCCAAACCCggcatggggacaccatggggacaccagacCTGCCACAGGGTCACCGAACTGGGGACCCCAAACCAGCCATGGGGACCCTGAACCCGCCATGGGGACCCCGAACCGACCCCGGGGACCCCAAACCGGGGACCCCAAAGCAGTCTCAGGGACCCCAAACTGGAGACCCCAAACCAGCCATGGGGACCCCAAAGCAGCCCCGGGGACCCCAAAGCGGCCACAGGGTCACCGAACTGGAGACCCCAAACCcaccctggggaccccaaacTGGCCATGGGGACCCCAAACCGGGGACCCCAAACCGCCCACGGGGACCCCAAACCGCCCATGGGGACCCCAAACCGCCCATGGGGACCCCAAACCGGCCCCGGGGACCCCAAACCGGAGACCCCAAACCGGAGACCCCAAACCGCCCACGGGGACCCCAAACCCGCCATGGGGACCCCGAACCGGGGACCCCAAACCGGCCCCGGGGACCCCGAACCGGCCATGGGGACCCCGAACTGGGAACCCCAAACCAGCCATGGGGTCCCCGAACCGGCCATGGGGATCCCAAACCGGAGACCCCAAACCGCCCATGGGAACCCTGAACCGGGGACCCCGAACCGGCCATGGGGACCCCGAACCGGGGACCCCAAACCCGCCATGGGGACCCCGAACCGGGGACCCCGAaccggccccgctccccccgctcTCACCAGCAGCTCCCGGTACGGAAACTCTTTGTTGCCGTCGGGGCCATCGCGGTAGAATTCCTGCAGGAACCGCTTCGCCTTCTCTGCGGAGAGAACGGGGGTCGGTCCCGGTTCCCGTTCCCGGTTCCCCGGTTCCCGTTCCCCGGTTCCCTGGTCCCGGTTCCCTGGTCCCAGACCTTTCTCAGCGGTGTAATCGAGCGGCGCCATCGCGGGGGCCGAGCCGGTTCGGTTCGGTTCGATTCGGTTCCGTTCGGTTCGATTCGGTTCCGTTCGGTTCCGTTCGGTTCCGTTCGGTTCCCGCCGCCTCTCCCGgttcccgccgccgccgccgcaaGTGGCGCGAAAACCCGCCGCCACGTGACCGCCGCCGCCCAATGCGCCTCCGCGTCGCGCCTCCCGGCCAATGAAAACAcgcggtggcggcggcgcggccACGCCTACCACCACCCCCTCCCCTTTGTCATGTGACCGGCGCCCGCGCGCGGCGGGACGCGCGTCTTGGGGGGCGCCGGACACGCCCCTTCTTAAAGGGGCCGCGGCCGGAGGGgcctttttggggggggggggggtccccaaagcGACCCCCCCCGGGTCCCGCAGCCCCGCCATGTTGTCCCAGCTCTTCATCCTCTCGTCCAAGGGCGACCGGCTCATCCATAAGGACTGTAtcctgcccacccccccccaatctgggggtgtcccccccgtgtcccccccacgCGTGTCCCCGTTTTCcttgacccccccccccccccgccccagttCGCGGTGACACCGGCGGCGGCACCGACCTGGCCGAGACGTTTTACCGGCGGATCACGGCGCTGCCGGGGGACCAGGCGCCCGTGTTCATGGTgacggggacaggggggacagggggggacatggggggacatggggggacatggggacatggggggatatggggacatggggggacctggggacatggggggataggtggggacatggggggatatggggggacatggggacatggggggatatggggacatggggggacctggggacatggggggataggtgggggacatggggggatatggggacagggggggacatggggacatgggaggatatgggggacatggggatatggggacatggggacaggggggacatggggggatatggggggataggggggcatggggggatatggggggatatgggggacctggggacatggggggatatggggacatggggggacgtGGGTacatggggtgacatggggacatggggcgaCATAGGGATATGGAGGGatatggggacacggggggacatggggggatggggggggacagtggggacacaggacatggGGATGCGggtggacatggggacatggatggACATGGGTGACATgggaggacatggggggatatgggggacatggggtgacatggggacatggggggacatggggacatggggggacatggggatatggggggacatggggacatggggggatatggggatatggggatatggggggatatggggacatggggggacgtGGGTGACACGGGGGACGTGGGGAtgcagggacctgggggacatgggggtgtgggggacacagggggacgtGGGGGTGTGGGGGCACACGGTGCCACGTCCGTGTCCCCAGGCCCACGGGGGGTGTCACTTCGCCCACGTTCGGCACTCGGGGCTGCACTTCGTGGGCACGGCCAGCCCGGACGCCTCGCCCTTCACGCTCGTGGAGTTCCTGAACCGGTaccggggacacggggacacggggacaggggacacggggacaggggacatggggacatggggacatggggatgtggggacgtggggacatggggggacatggggacgtggggacatggggggacatggggggacatggggggacatggggacattgggggacatgggggacatggggatatggggatatggggggacatggggacatggggacactaaggggacatggggggacatggggggacatgtggggacatggggggacatggggacatggggatatggggacgtgggggggacatggggggacatggggggacatgtggggacatggggacgtggggggagatggggggacatggggacattggggggacatggggggacatggggacgtgggaacattggggggacatggggacattggggggacatggggggacaatggggacaaggggacactgaggggacaTGGGcacatgggggggacatggggacgtggggacactggagggacatggggggacatggggacatgggggggatgtggggacactggggggacatggggacatggggggacatggggacattgggggacatggggacatggggacgtggggggacatggggggacgaggggacattggggggacatagggggacatgggaggatatggggggacatggggacacggggacatggggacatagggggacacgggggtgacatggggtgacatggggggacacggggggacacggggtgacatGGGGTCACACGaggtgacatggggggacacgggggtgacaggggtgacacgggggggacacggggggacacgggggtgacatggggggacagggggggacacggggtgacaggggtgacacggggggacacggtgTGACaggggtgacatggggtgacacaggtggacacggggggacacggggggacacggggtgacaggggtgacacgggggtgacatgggggtgacagggggtgaCACGGTGTGACACGGGGTGACAGGGGTGACACAGGTGTCCCCGCAGGCTGGTGACGCTGCTGCGCGATTTCTGCGGGACCCTGAGCGAGCGCAGCCTGAGCCAGAACTTCACCCTCGTGTACGAGCTGCTGGACGAGCTGCtggtggggacggggacacggggacacggggacacggggacatcatggggacatggggacacggggacatcatggggacatggggggacatcatggggacatggggggacatgggggacatggggacacatggggacatggggacatgggggacatggggacacatggggacatcatggggacatcatggggacatggggacatggggggacacggggacacggggacatggggacatggggggacacggggacatggggacacggggacatggggacatggggggacacggggacatggggacacggggacatcatggggacatgaggacatggggacatcatggggacatggggggacacggggacatggggacatgatggggacacggggacagggggacatggggacatgatagggacatggggacacagggacatggggggacatggcgGGACATggagggacacggggacatgggggggcatggggatatgggggacatggggacacggggggacatggggatatagGGGGACATggcgggacacggggacacaggggacatgggggacatggagggacacggggacatggggacacggggggacaaggggacatagggacatggggacacagggggcatggcagggggttggggacatcacgggggacaccacagggacatcatgggggggtggggaaatGGGGGACATcccaggggacacggggggggacACTGTAGGGACATtgtgggggggctgggggaaggcagggggggttggggacaccctggggacattggggacatggtggggggggctgggggaaggcggggggggttggggacaccctggggacattggggacatggcgggggggctgggggatggCAGGGGGGGTGGGGACATcgtgggggacattggggacatggtgggggggctgggggaaggcgggggggttggggacaccctggggacattggggacatggcgggggggctgggggaaggcgggggggttggggacattggggacatcgtggggggctgggggaaggcgggggggttggggacattggggacatcgtgggggggctgggggaaggcgggggggttggggacattggggacatggtgggggggctgggggaaggcgggggggttggggacattggggacatcgtgggggggctgggggaaggcgggggggttggggacattggggacatttgggggggggctggggaaggcgggggggttggggacatggcgggggggctgggggatggtgggggggttggggacaccctggggacgtCCTGgctgtccctttgtccccaggAGCACGGGTACGTGCAGACGACGTCCCCCGAGGTTCTGCGCAGCGTCCTGCACAGCGAGCCCGAGGCCACCAAGCCCTTCAGCCTCCTGGACCTGCGCTCCGTGGGGCTGGTGGGCGGGGACACgcggggacactgggggacaccaCGGGGgtaccctggggacacccctgggatACCCTGGGGACACgcggggacactggggacaacagggggacaccctggggacactggggacactgggggacatcACAGGGATaccctggggacacttggggacatcacAGGGATACCCTGGGGACAtgcggggacactggggacaacagggggacaccctgggataccctggggacactggggggacatcACGGGGgtaccctggggacacccctgggataccctggggacacgtggggacacctggggacaacagggggacaccctgggataccctggggacacttggggacatcacAGGGAtaccctggggacactgggggacatcACAGGGgtaccctggggacacccctgggataccctggggacacgtggggacatgcagggacacctggggacacttggggacatcacAGGGGTACCCTGGGGACATGTGGAGACACttggggacacgtggggacacctggggacatgcagggacacctggggacaacagggggacaccctgggataccctggggacacttggggacatcacAGGGATACCCTGGGGACACgcggggacactgggggacatcACAGGGgtaccctggggacacccctgggatACCCTGGGGACATGCGGGGACAACAGGGGGACATCGCAGGGGTACcctggggacatcatggggtcacctggggacacgcggggacacctggggacatcACAGGGgtaccctggggacacccctgggataccctggggacacttggggacacctggggacactgggggacatcACAGGGGTACcctggggacatcatggggtcacctggggacacacggggacacctggggacaacagggggacaccctgggataccctggggacacacggggacacctggggacatcACAGGGATACCCTGGGACACCCCTGGGATACcctggggacacgtggggacactgggggacaacagggggacaccctgggataccctggggacacgtggggacacttggggacatgcagggacacctggggacaacagggggacaccctgggataccctggggacacttggggacatcacAGGGataccctggggacacccctgggataccctggggacacttggggacaacTGAGGACACCTGAGGCTTTAAGGaagaactgggatggactgggagggttTAAGGaagaactgggatggactgggagggttTAGGAATGAACTGGGGTGCACTGGGAGGGTTTAAGGAACTGGAATGGACTGGGAGGGTTTAAGGAAGAACTGGAATGGACTGGGAGGACCTTAGGAATGAactgggatgcactgggagGGTTTAAGGaagaactgggatggactgggagggtttaagaaagaactgggatggactgggagacCCTTAGGAATGAACTGGGAGGGTTTaaggaactgggatggactgggagggttTAAGGaagaactgggatggactgggagggttTAAGGaagaactgggatggactgggagggttTAGGAATGAACTGGGGTGCACTGGGAGGGTTTAAGGAACTGGGATGGAGTGGGAGGGTTTAAGGAACAACTGGAATGGACTATAAGGACCTTAGGAATGAACTGGGATGGATTGGGAGGCCTTAAGGAaaaactgggatggactgggagggctTAAGGAAGAACTGGAATGGACTCGGAGGCCCTTAGGAATGAACTGGGAGGGTTTAAAGAACTGGGGTGGACTGGGAGGGTTTAGGAATGAACTGGGGTGCACTGGAGGGTTTAAAGAACTGGGATGGACGGGGAGGGTTTAGGAATGAACTGGGAGGGTTTAAAGaagaactgggatggactgggagggttTCGGAATGAACTGGGGTGCACTGGGAGGGTTGAACTGGGACCCGCGTCCCCCCCGTTTCAATGTCCCCCCAGTTTGGAGCCGAGACCCAGCAGAGCCGCGTGGCCCCCGGATCCGCCGCCACGCGCCCCGTGCTGCCCCCCCGCGGCGAGCAGGTAGGACCCCgctgtccccaagtgtccccaagctgccacctccccccgctgtcccccagtgtcctcaatgtgtccccacggtgtcccctggtgtccccacagtgaccccagtgtgtcccctggtgtccccaaggtgtccccaatgtatccccaagtgtccccagtgtgtcctccagtgtccccaaggtctcccccagtgtccccaaggtgtcccctgatgtcccctggtgtccccaatgtgtccccaaggtgtccccaacaTGTCCCCACAGTGACCCCAATGTGTTCTCCAGTACCCCCAAGTGTCACCAAGGTGTCCCCAATGTATCCCCAAGCGTCCCCTGGTGTCCCTTGGTgtccccccagtatccccaatgtgtcccctggtgtccccaatgtgtccccaaggtgtccccaatgtatccccaagtgtccccagtgtgtcccccagtgtccccaaggtgtccccaagtgtccccaaggtgtcccccggtgtccccagcatgTCCTCAAGTGTCCCCATAGTGTCCCCAGTGcatccccacagtgtcccctggtgtccccaaggtgtccccaatGTATCCCCAAGTGTCCCAgtgtgtcccccagtgtccccaacgtgtccccaagtgtccccaacatgtcccctgctgtccccccagtgtccccaatgtgtccccaaggtgtccccaaggtgtcctcagggtgtccccaagtgtccccaatgtgtcccctgctgtccccccagtgtccccaaggtgtccccaatgtgtcccccagtgtccccaatgtgtccccatggtgtcccccagtgtccccaatgtgtcccctgctgtccccccagtgtccccaaggtgtccccaatgtgtccccaacgtgtcccctggtgtccccaatgcatccccaaggtgtccctcggtgtccccaatgtgtccccaagcatccccatggtgtccctaagtgtccccaaggtgtcccctggtgtccccccccagtgtccccagtgtgtccccatggtgtcccccagtgtccccaaggtgtcccctgctgtccccccagtgtccccaagtgtcccccagtgtccccaacgTGTCCCCCGCAGGGCAGCAGGAACGAGGTGTTCGTGGACGTGGTGGAGCGGCTGACGGTCGTCATCGCCGCCAACGTGAGCGGGGACGTGTCCCCAAATTGTCCCCAAGGGATCCCCCACCCCTCAGCGTGTCCCCAAGggaccccatgtccccccacccctcaatgtgtccccaagggaccccatgtccccccacccctcaatgtgtccccaagggaccccatgtccccccgcaCTTGACCATGTCCCCAACTTGTCCCTAGGgaacccccatgtccccccacccctcaaTGTGTCCCCAACTTGTCCCCAAgggacccccatgtccccccacccctcagtgtgtccccaagggacccccatgtccccaacttGTCCCCAAaggacccccatgtccccaagtgtccctgtgtccccaacttgtccccaagtgtccccaagggacccccatgtccccccacacttaaccatgtccccaagtgtccctgtgtccccaacttgtccccaagggtc
This window contains:
- the AP4M1 gene encoding AP-4 complex subunit mu-1; its protein translation is MLSQLFILSSKGDRLIHKDFRGDTGGGTDLAETFYRRITALPGDQAPVFMAHGGCHFAHVRHSGLHFVGTASPDASPFTLVEFLNRLVTLLRDFCGTLSERSLSQNFTLVYELLDELLEHGYVQTTSPEVLRSVLHSEPEATKPFSLLDLRSVGLFGAETQQSRVAPGSAATRPVLPPRGEQGSRNEVFVDVVERLTVVIAANGTPLKVDVQGEIRLKCFLPTCPEMRIGLS